The Salvelinus namaycush isolate Seneca chromosome 11, SaNama_1.0, whole genome shotgun sequence DNA window TTTGATTGAGTCAGCATCCTGCTGCAGGAACGGTTTAAATAAGTACTCTGTTACCGTTGAATAACCGTAATTTATCTGTAAATGCTCTCTAGCACTTACAGTATATTCGTCATACTGTGAAAACAAACGTCATTGGGCTGATCTCTGACTTGAGAAAACTGTGCGTAATTTGGCACACCTTTGCGCAATAGATTTACGCGCCAGTCAGAAGAACAGCCGGAATGAATTTATACACTCAATTTAGGCTACACAGCAAGCAATAAATGTAACTTTTCAACTTTTTTATTACAAATATAAATATTAGACATTCTCTTGCACAACAAATGTGATTGGTTGCTCATATTGTATTTTATTATCAAACTTTAACCAGTTGTACAATGAGAGGGAATTTCAGAAAGAGAGGATGAATGTGTGACTAACAGTATATACAAAACATGTTATGCTTGAATATAAATTAAGACAAAGGATATTTGTTCAGTTTCAGCATGTTTGCTATGTTTGCTTCTCATCAAACAATGTAATAAATATACAGGGAATTACAACTCGATTTTACAGCTCTcgtttaaataaatacaaattataaATAAAATAACGAACGTTAACCAATTAAAGAGTAATACAGAAATGGAATAGTACCGTACACTTTGCAAGATGTAAACAAATTATTTGGCAAATGTGTTTCTAACACTTTCATTTCCCGAATATGTCCATCATTTTTCGGTTACTATTTGCCTGCTGTGCTAATTGCTCGGCTCGAGCCATTTCTAGAACTTCCCTCAGCAGGTGGAACGTCAGGTCCAAAGAGATCGGTGGCTCTTCGCCCGGCCCGGACCTCTTTCCTATTTCCATGGAATCACCCATCTGGTTAGCGTAGCTGTTCAGAAACCGATTGATGTCACCGACTTTACCTTGTAGAAGGCGCTGCGTGAGCTGAAGTTGTAAAGCCCTGTTGACCGTTGTTGAGGGCGCAGCAGCTCCAGGAGCTGTGTTCGGCGAGGAGGACTGGAGCGAATTTTGATTGGAGTTGTCTAGCCGAATGAAGTACTCCTCTCCTAGTCGCAGAAGAATAGGGAGTTGCTGTTGCAGCTCCGCCTGTAGATTGTGGGATGGATGGACCGCCCGGGGGGTTTCAATAGCTCTACATTCATAGCGAGGTTGGAAGGCACCAAGTAGAGCCACGGCGAAAACGAAGACATTCACCTTCATCTCAGGAGATTGGGAGGAATCTGAGAATTAAATGTAGGCTCATTTTTATCATGTGCATAATCACTATTTAATTAATTAAAGTGAAGATGCATGTTAAGTAGCCTAGGCTGGGAGTGTCCCTTTGACAAAAACTTGTATTTTCATATGCCACAAAGACTGATTTtgtattttacatgtattttatttgcattgaaaaaaataaaagcagttGCTTATGTTGTAATTGCTTATTTAACTATAATATGTTATTTAATTACTTTTCAATTCCCTTTTATGTTAACTATGTCCACCTCATCGAATAATATTATTTAATACTGTATACAAGTATTAAGTACTGCATTTTATGGTAAATAGGCTACATTTCCATCAATAATTAAATGATCTGCACACAACACCACAACTATTTCCttaaattaaacaaaaaaatgaAGTGGTTGTCAAATACCTGAGTTTAACTGTGACAGAAGATGTTTCTGTGAAGTTGTTATGAAAAGGATATCTCTTCTACAATAATTGTGCCTTCCAATGAACCTGCAACAGTGCGTTTTCAAAACAGCATCGAAACAAGACTTATATATCATAGACCTGAGGCCATCATCGCGCTCTGACATGAATCATGATGGTCTGCGCAAGCGCTAATGTAAAGAAGTCAAGGCAACACCTGAATATGAATGGGGAGCATCCCTCAGTCCACAATGGTCCCACAATGGGGTTAATATCAGATGAGTCATAAAGTAATTGGGATGTGTTGTTTTCTAGAGTGCCATTGTTCAACTAACTATGGATGTGGCCTTGCTCCTGAATGAATGAAAAAATGAATGATATGGACAGTGGTACAGGGTTAATAGTAAAATGCAATCATCATCTTCACCACCACcattatcaccaccaccaccaccatatttCTGATACAGATTTTTACCCATAACAAAGCAAGGAATTCGTTTTGAATGACTCAATACTGTTTGTTCCAAAGTGGATGCAAAGTATTACATACTGAACAAAtgcaacatgtttcatgagcagaaataaaagatcccaaaatgttccatatgcacaaaaagcaaaTTTCTCTTTAAttatgtgcacaaatttgtttacatccctgctagtgagcattactcctttgccaagataatccatccacctgacaggtgtggcatatcaagaagctgataaacagcatgatccttacaCAGACCTTGTGCTTGTGCACAAACCTTGTggtgggggcaataaaaggccaatctaaaatgtgcagttttgtcacacaaaacaatgctatagatgtctcaagttgagggagcgtgcaattggcatgctgactgcaggaatgtcctatgccctcccaggcccacccatggctgcgcccctgcccagtcatgtgaaatccaatgATTAGGGCACAATGaacttatttcaattgactgatttccttatatgaactgtaactcagtaaaattgttaaaATTGTTAAAATtgttaaaattgttgcatgttgcgtttatattaggttttggcctttctagggagtttttcctagccaccgtgcttctacacctgcattgcttgctgtttggggttttaggctgggtttctgtacagcactttgagatatcagctgatgtacgaagggctatataaatacatttgatttgatttgatatttttgttcagtatatttaaaacAGGTGATTCGATTTGGCAGGGGTCAATGCAACGGCAAAGGTCCAGGTACACCTACCAGCCTGCCAAGCTGGCAAGCGAGGTGGGTGGCTTGCACTTATAGAATACAGACCCTTGTGGCCTTTTCCAACTGAAATTATTTGGATTGAATCATTAACATTTCACACAGGACAACCTGAAATATCAGAACAGATTACGAGGTAGAAGTTGCGTTTGAGGGAGAAAATAAAGCAATTACCTAAGTATTTCACTGAATCATATTATCGCCTATTAAAGAGTAGGTTATAAATATAGTTGATTCATATATAATGAAATATATGACCTTATAGCCTAGGTCTCAATCTGTTCACATCTGTATGTTTACCTGACTGCACATACACAGAGAAGAGATGAGCAACATCCAAGGCATTATAAAGGTATGGCCAGGCCGCTCCTGTAGCCAACTGCTCCTATAGCCAAATTCACTCTTGTTTTTTTTCTGCAAAAAAACTGCAAAGAAAACCACCTAAGAAAGCTAGAACCACAGATAAAAGAGAGTTAGAAAAAAGCACTAGGCCTACTTCTTTGCTAGAAGAACAGCTACTGGGGTTAGGCTATATCAGCTGATCATTGCTAATGTAGGGTAAACAGCGAGTTAGCTAGGCTATGCTGTCAAAACAGGCTAACTACTATAGTATTTACTGACAAACAGTCAACCTGCAGTTGCCCACTTCCCTGTCCCTGACTGTGAGACAAAACATTCTAACAATTCAAAGTAACCTACTGGTGTTATTCATTTCCAACTCACCGCCTCgagccaagtctgggaccaaaacgctcatcaacagcttctacccccaagacataagactgctgaacaattaatcaaatagcTAACTACTATAGTATTTACTGACAAACAGTCAAACTGCAGTTGCCCCTTTCCCTGTCCCCAACTGTGAGACAAAACAGTCAGGGACCCctaccactgctgctactcgctgtttattatctatgcatagtcacttcacccctgtacccccgcacactgactctgtacgagtaccccctgtatatagcctctttattgttattttattgtgttactttatattattttttactttagtttatttggtaaatattttctttactcttcttgaactgcactgttggttaagggcatttCTGTTGTAAGGGCATGCACtgctgtaagtaagcatttcaccgtaatgtctacacctgttgtatttggcgcatgtgacaaataaagtttgatttgatgctTGTCCAGTCGTCTGCGCACTGCTGTGCTTGTGGtggaagaagggaggaggagggtacTTTTTTCAAGATGAATAAGTTCTTGAGAAATGATCTAGTTTGATAGGCAATTCAATGCATTTAACGTTACAAGAGAGAATTGAgactaaaaataaaaataaaagttgcCTAATTAGTTCAAAAGAGCACTTTTTTAATAGGAGGGCAAACGGGAAGGTGCTCCAGAACCCCTAGCGCTTTATCTGTGCACATGCCTGGTTATGGGTTTAGGTCAGCCTAAAACCCTGGCATTATGCCAATAATGCACAAAGTGTAGGTGTATGAAGTTGACATTTGAATGAACAGTCCACTGGACTGTAGAAGTGGGAGAGCATGGCAAACCGTTTTCATGCTTACATAAGAAACATTATTTGAGCTCAGGCTATGTAACACACTTTTTCACTAAGAATTATGTTATAAAAAAATTAGGTCATACATCCCTTCAAGGGCCAAGTTTCACTAAGATCATAATTAGAGCTGTTAAATGTTTCTCTTCCTACAATAAATAAGTCCAGGGTGCGTCCCAAACGACACCTTATTATCTATACTTCTTTTGATCGGGATCTGGATATCCATGttctatcaaataaaataaaatatatcatataaaattgtatttgtcacatgcgctgaatacaacaggtgtagtagaccatatcatgaaatgcttacttacaagcccttaattaaccaacaatgcagttttaaaaaatgtagttaagaaaatatttaccatgACTATTGACTACAGACTATTGATTCAGCAGTTACAGTCATATTAAAGATTAATTGGGAAAATGACTAGAGATACAAACAGTTGTTCAAACAAAATGTTCCACTGGGTCCAGGAATGGAAATAGACAGGAATATCATTAGTCAAGGCAAGTGTATTCGTCATAAgcacaggatacacatggtaaccagtacaatgaaatgcttacttgcaggttcaccTCTCAACAACGCAACATAACAAGAAAATAAATAAGCTCAATGGAATAAAAATAGAGTACATTTAGCAGAATTTAAATTCAAGAAAGTCACTCAAATAAATGCACAGTAGGATATTTACACATGTGCCAGGGAGGGGAGGatatggaggaggatgtgtgagtgaatgtgtgagCGAGTGCATGTTTGCTAAGGTGCAAAGTGTCAGCGcaagcccactgggcacacactgttttaatcaatgaaattacgttgaaccaacgtggaatagttGTTGAATGACATCTGTGCCAAGTGGGAGGAGATTGTTGGTGTGCAGGTGGTCGGTCCCGGTTCAGGTGTTCAGCAGTCCGATGGCTGTCTAATTAAGTCAGTAAATGACTAGGAGTGTTTCTAATTCATCATCTCTGCTTTCTCCACTCAGCCAATTCATCAAGATGTGAATTTAATTCAATGCCTCTAAAAAGACAGAAGATGCGTTATGATGATTCACCAACATATGATCTTGGAATCAAATGTGTGTCTATTGTACATGTATTTGAAATAACTTAAGGGAATGCAGGACACATCCTCTGGGATTTGTCTGTTACACTCCCACGGTTTTAGGGGGTCATGCCTTTGGTCCACAGTGAATATTCTAAGTGAGATCTTTGAACTTTCTCATAACTACAAAAATAAAACAATGCCGTCAGCTTCATTCACATTTTGGCAAAATCTGAATCACAAGTAACATTGGTCTATTTTCAAAAGCTCATCAAGATACAAGATGGAGTTAAGTTGCTCTACCAATCCATCTCCAGAGCAAGCTCATTATACAGTTCTGTTCCCATTTTCCCAGAATTATCCAATGAATGAACCATGATGGGAGGAATTTTATAGGGACAGTATATTGAGGTTATAGtctttgaaatgcattcctgtCGGACAGGGTTAGGAGGAGGATGCACAcaggcatgcacgcacacataccTCTGAGAggtcactccaccaatcaggcctttgtggtagagtggccagatggaaggcacatgacagcccgcttggagtttgccaaagggcacctaaaggactctgaccatgagaaacaagattccgtggtctgatgaaaccaagatgaaactctttggcttgaatgccaagcgtcgcttctggaggaaacctggcaccatccctacggtaaaccatggtggtggcagcatcatgctgtggggatgtttttcagcggcagggattggaagactagtcaggatcgaggcaaagatgaacggagcaaagtacagagagatccttgatgaaaacctgctccagaggacaggacaatgaccctaagcacacaacgcAGCAGTgacttcgagacaagtctctgaatgtccttgagtggcccagccagagcccggacttcaacccgatctaaaatctttggagagacctgaaaatagctgtgcagcaagaatgggagaaactccccaaatacaggtgtgccaagcttttagcatcatgcccaagaagactcgaggatgtaatcgctgctaaaggtgcttcaacaaagtactgagtaaagggtctgaatgcttatgtaaaaaaattataaaatcctgtttttgctttgtcattatggggtattgtgtgtagattgatgaggggggaaaaacaatttcatcaattttagaattaggctgtaacctaccaaaatgtggaaaaagtcaaggggtctgaatacttcccgaaggcactgtatgtgtagcTAGCCTAGTGATGATTACAACATAGATAAGACATGTATTTGGGTATTTCTAATCCTCTCACAAGATTAACAAACAGCTTTTAAAACACCTGTTTGATATTGAGAGATTCAACAATATatggaaatgtgtccttttttTTCTTTGTACTATAATGTGTGAATAAATATTGATTTTATGCAATGTTTACGGGCATGGTCAGAATATAGAAAATATTGTGGTCAATTCATCTTTTGTATGTTCCTCATCAACTTTTCAGTTGTGCGATTTATCCACAGGCAGTATACATAATGTTTTATTGAAGACTTTATTTTTGTGGCTTTAATTTCAATAATTTACATGCGGTCGGAATCATAATTGTGTTGTTAATGACGAAACATACATATACATCAACAGCTGCTGGTAGGAAAATGGATGAACCCCTAAGTCCCTGAAGAGGTCATTAGTGGAGCTCATCTGTATGGTGAACTTCCAGACTACGTCCAAAACGGCACCTTATATTCCCTAATTAGTGCACTTCTTGTGACCCAGGGCCCATAGCCATTTGTGACATATCCTATGTTTGCATAAATATAGCTATTTAGGGTAAACAAGGTATAGTGATTGCATGAATAGGCCTTTATGAATCGGCCTATGAATAATTTGTCCGTTTATTTCATGATCAGATTTTAATGATGGTAAAAACAAATCAATGCTTTCTGCCCTTTCCCTCTCCTGTGTCTGATGCTGTGTGTGGTGTGCTGCCTTATCCCTGCCACTCTTTGACCTTTATCGGCCAATGAGTGACTGATGATGACAAAACGCCCAAGCTCGCTCTCATTGATTTGATAATGCTAATTGTAATGGACCTCACAAGCTTAAATAGCTCCACGATTGGGTGATCAAAGACATCACTTGAAATGCAATACAGGCATTCGTGCACTTGTAACTGAGGACAGACTTTGCCATACAGAATACACCATACACATGTATTAACAGAGTTCCCCTATGGAATACATATAATATACACTAAAGTATTCAGAACAACATATAGAATGAATCTGAAACTACTGATGGGAAATGTAAAATTAAAGGAGAATATACAGAACgtataaaacattaagaagacaagctctttccatgacttagactgaccaggtgaatcaaagtgaaagctatggtcccttattgatgtaacttgttaaatccacttcaatcagagtagatcaggggttcccaaactaggggtcaaGACCCCATGTGGGGGTTGCCTGATATGAAAACAGGGTAACGGGAGAATTTCCAAAATCCTGGTAAaaaaatgtttatatatatatatatatacagttgaagtcggaagtttacatacaccttagccaaatacatttaaacttcgtttttcataattcctgacatttaatcctagtaaaaattccctgtcttaggtcagttaggatcaccactttattttaagaatgtgaaatatcagaataatagcagagagaatgatttatttcagcttttatttctttcatcacattcccagtgggtcagaagttaacatacactcaattagtatttggtagcattgcctttaaattgtttaacgtgggtcaaacgtttcgggtatgaatgttatgaatgtgtctccctctgccatatggacgtACGGAATGATACATACACTGTTCTAtattagagacacagagagcaacTGGCGGCAAAAGAGTTGAGAGCAGAACTCGGAGATAAACAACAGGTAACTTCGATTGTAAACTACTGTTCGCaaaactacagtgcattcggaaagcattcagaccccttgactttttccacattttgttacgcaccagctttattctaaaatgtattcaattgggTTTTTTCcatcaccaatctacacacaataccccataattacaaagcaaaaacaggtgttaACATTTTTTTGcccaattttttaaaataaacagaaatatcacatttacatacgttttcagatccttttctcagtactttgttgaagcaccttcggcagcgattacacccTCGAGTCTTCTTCAGTATGACGCTATaaggttggcacacctgtatttggggagtttctctcattcttctctgcagatcctctcaagctctgtcaggttggatggggaacgtcactgcacagctattttcaggtctctccagagatgttcgatcgggttcaagtccgggctctggctgggccactcaagaacattcagagacttgtcccgaagccctcctgcgttgtcttggctgtgtgcttagggtcgttgtcctgttggaaggtcaacctttgccccatcctgactagtctcccagtccctgccactgaaaaacatccccatagcatgatgctgtcaccaccatgcttcaccgtagggatggtgccaggtttcctccagacgcaacgcttggcattcaggccaaagagttcaatcgtagtttcatcagatcagatcatcttgtttctcatggtctgagagtcctttaggtgccttttggcaaactctgaGCGTtttgtcatgtaccttttactgaggagtggcttctgtctggccactctaccataaaggcctgattggtggagtgctgcagagatggttgtccttctggaaggttctaccatctccacagaggaactctagagctctgtcagagtgaccatcaggttcttgttcacctccctcaccaaggcccttctcccccgattgctcagtttggcctggtggccagctctaggaagagtcttggtggttacaaactgtttccatttaagaatgatggagaccactgtgttcttagggaccttcaatgctgcagacattttttggtacccatcACCAGATCTGtgctcgacacaatcctgccttgGATTGTTTCTatctcatggcttgtttttttctctgacatgcacttccaactgtgggaccttatatcatGTCTGATCAATTGAATttccccaggtggactccaatcaaggttagaatacttatgcaaataaggtatttctgtttttaaattgtataaattagcaaaaacctgttttcgctttttcattacggggtattgtgtttagattaatgaggaaaaataataattgaatccattttagaataaggctgtaacgtaacaaaagatggacaaagggaaggggtctgaatactttccaaatgcactgtgttgagatatgggatcagagcatgacaatgttatcgagggggagtgttggaaagatttttcaaattgAGAGAGGAACTGTTGTCATTCGCAATGGaagtaaaaaaaaacagactttgttgacTTTCTGTTtaatgaaaagaaaatgtgtctccttgcctATGTAAACAGACATATTTGGGAACCTGAACGAACTGAACGCAAGCATGCAGGGGAAATACAAAAATATTATACAGATGAGTGACCGAATCAGTGAAATACATTTGACTGTGATCCTGACTTAGTTGGCATGCCGGCAAGTGAACCTGAACAGCTGATCGAGCTGTCCCCTAATGCTGCAGACAATGTCACTATGGaggagttttggttcctgactcaaaGGGAATACTGTACTGTCTCCCTCCGAGCATTAAAACTCATGCTACACTGATACAGTGCTTTCGTCTGCATAAAAAACAAATATggatccaggttggatgtgacaggAGAGATGAGGTGCACACTGTCGACCCCgccccctgactttgagaagTTCTGATGCGACATGCATCAAGCACAACCATCTCATTAGTAGTGGTTCGATAAGAGAAAATATGTCAAATTCatttgcaattgactgtcatagGCCCACAGTACAAATatatgatggtgagttgagaaaACAATCATAAATACTGTTTGAATGTTTTGCAATTGACTGCCATATCCCCAATTAAAAATGTAAGCATTGGCTGTTAATTACATGTTTTTTTCACATGGTTGGGGTCATGAGAATTTTAAGACATCAAAATGGGGTCGCGGGCCGAAACCTTTGGGAATCCCtggtgtaaatgaaggggaggagacaggttaaagaaggatggtCCATcccaatggacatccagccaacttgacacaactgtgggaagcattggagtcaacatgggccagcatccctgtggaacgcttttgacaccttgtagagtccatgccttgaCAAATTGATGCTGTTGAGGGAAAAATggggtgcaactcagtattaggaaggtgttccggATGTTTGGTATTCTCAGTGTAGGCTACAGCAATATGTAAAATAATGCTAAGCAGTACCCACTTTACTGAGCATCATAAATGTTTTAACAATCTAAGACATTCATTCTTTCTGCATTCAAACACGTTTATTTTTTTCAATGGATAAATTAGGACGTCTCAGAAAGGTGTATTAAACCAAACCCCTTGTCTTACAACCTTTGACCTTTAACCTTGACCTTTAAGCCAGGAGTCTAATTTAGATTAACACAACCACAGGTTCCTGATGTTGGTAAATTGATGCACAGGTCCCTTCATAagacatacagtggcttgcaaaattattcacccccttgacatttttcctattttgttgccttacaacctggaattaacatacattttggggggggggtttgtatcatttgatttacacaacatgcctaccactttgaagatgcaaaatattttttcttgtgaaacaaacaagaaataagacacaaaaacagaaaacttgagcatgcataactattcaccccccccaaagtcaatactttgtagagccaccttttgcagcaattacagctgcaagtctcttggggtatgtctctataagcttggcacatctagccactgggatttttgcccattcttcaaggcaaaactgctccagctccttcaagttggatgggttccctggggtacagcaatctttaagtcataccacagattctcaattggattgaggtctggtctttgactaggctattccaagacgtttaaatgtttccccttaaaccactcgagtgttgcttcagaagtatgcttagggtccttgttctgctggaaggtgaacctccgtcccagtctcaaatctcaggaagactgaaacaggtttcccttaagaaatttccctgtatttagtgccatccatcattccttcaattctgaccagtttcccagtccttgccgattaaaaatatccccacagcatgatgctgccaccaccatgcttcactgtggggatggtattctctgggtgatgagaggtgttgggtttgtgccagacattgtaacgactttcttcctgggatgaaggagaggaccaaaatgcagcgcggttagtgttcaacatgtttaatttgaacataaacggtgaacacttacaacaatacaaaacaacaaatgtgaaagtcgagacagtcctatctggtgcagaacacaaacacagagacaggaaacaaacacccacaaaatcccaacaccaaacaagcctcctatatatgattctcaatcagggacaacgactaccatctgcctctgattgagaaccctattaggctggacatagaaacagacaaactagacacacaacatagaattcccacccagctcacgtcctgaccaactaaacacatacaaaacaacagaaaacaggtcaggaacgtgacagaacccccccctcaaggtgcgaactccgggcgcacccctaaaactcaaggggagggtctgggtgggcatctgtccgcggtggcggctccggcgcaggacgaggacaccactccaccactgtctttgtccccctccttagcgtcctttgagtggcgaccctcgcccacgaccttggcctaagaatcctccccaaggcccccacatgatttaggaggtagctcaggacagagaggtagctcaggacagagaggtagctcaggacagagaggtagctcaggacagaggggcaactccggactaatggcagctccggactgagtggcagctccggactgtagggcagctccggactgtagggcagctcatgactggagggcagctcatgactggagggcagctcatgactggagggcagctcatgactggagggcagctcatgactgtagggcagctcatgactgtagggcagctcatgactgtagggcagctcatgactgtagggcagctcatgactgtagggcagctcatgactgtaaggcagctctggcagctcctgactggctggcgtctctggcagctcctgactggctggcgtctctggcagctcctgactggctggcgtctctggcagctcctgactggctggcgtctctggcagctcctgactggctggcgtctctggcagctcctgactggctggcgtctctggcagctcctgactggctggcgtctctggcagctcctgactgacggacggctctagcggctcctgactgacggacggctctaatggctcgggacagacgggcggctctaatggctcgtggcagacggatgactcagatggcgctgggc harbors:
- the LOC120055914 gene encoding corticoliberin-1-like produces the protein MKVNVFVFAVALLGAFQPRYECRAIETPRAVHPSHNLQAELQQQLPILLRLGEEYFIRLDNSNQNSLQSSSPNTAPGAAAPSTTVNRALQLQLTQRLLQGKVGDINRFLNSYANQMGDSMEIGKRSGPGEEPPISLDLTFHLLREVLEMARAEQLAQQANSNRKMMDIFGK